One genomic segment of Fundulus heteroclitus isolate FHET01 chromosome 10, MU-UCD_Fhet_4.1, whole genome shotgun sequence includes these proteins:
- the LOC105939454 gene encoding gastrula zinc finger protein XlCGF57.1 — MKPLADNGRRQPAETPDLCSSSSDQQNLACPHIKKEEEERWVSREGEQLTVKREEEEKPQLSELRHIRSEAGRQNEAPTLRSAKQMKTEPYVSEPHWKSDPNTPLHPNSEKYSSDSPETDDDDDDDDDDDNNLSGSGSENKDSDEEWGETRIRQPGVNRKPGGKTAQKSFSCSECGKQFVRKQMFQKHITDHSEDRASRRSVEKKPSRRKQGVDSQMGLKAGRKSFSCESCGKTFQKQSALRSHMRIHRGAQTLFCADCGRTFRHHHHFECHLRIHTGEKPFACEKCGKRFSQKYCLTVHMASHTGNKPFACELCDKKFSTNGALRTHATIHKGEKPFACSECNRRFRLKGDLKAHMITHLKVKPFGCGYCGTRFTYKGSLLQHVRIHTGENLVSCDKCGRKFFRKDHLLKHMLVHAKKEKSGKGSFACKECGKRFVQKSHVKRHMVVHTGEKPFSCDHCLHKFTRLETLRMHKLRFHSK, encoded by the exons ATGAAGCCCCTTGCTGACAATGGCAGAAGACAACCTGCTG AGACTCCTGACCTGTGCAGTTCCAGCTCGGACCAGCAGAACCTTGCATGTCCCCACATaaagaaggaagaggaggaacgGTGGGTCAGTCGGGAGGGAGAGCAGCTTACCGTgaagagggaagaggaggagaaaccTCAGTTGTCAGAACTTCGTCACATCAGAAGTGAAGCTGGCAGACAGAACGAAGCTCCAACTCTCCGTTCAGCTAAACAGATGAAAACCGAACCTTATGTATCAGAACCACACTGGAAGTCAGATCCAAATACTCCTTTACATCCAAATAGTGAAAAGTATTCTTCAGACTCTCCTgagactgatgatgatgatgatgatgatgatgatgacgacaaCAATCTGTCAGGTTCAGGATCggaaaacaaagacagtgaTGAAGAATGGGGGGAAACCAGAATTCGTCAGCCAGGTGTAAACAGGAAACCGGGAGGTAAAACTGCCCAGAAATCCTTCAGCTGTTCTGAGTGTGGTAAACAGTTTGTGAGGAAGCAGATGTTCCAGAAACACATAACAGATCATTCAGAAGATAGGGCTTCCAGGCGTTCGGTTGAGAAGAAACCCTCAAGAAGAAAGCAGGGCGTCGATTCGCAGATGGGACTCAAAGCTGGCAGAAAATCTTTCTCTTGTGAAAGTTGTGgcaaaacctttcagaaacaatCTGCTCTCAGGTCTCATATGAGAATCCATCGTGGCGCACAAACACTCTTTTGTGCAGATTGTGGAAGGACCTTTCGCCATCACCATCATTTTGAGTGTCACCTGAGAATCCACACTGGAGAAAAACCCTTTGCCTGCGAAAAATGCGGTAAAAGATTTAGCCAGAAATATTGTCTTACCGTTCACATGGCATCCCACACAGGAAACAAACCCTTTGCGTGTGAGCTATGTGACAAAAAGTTTTCCACAAACGGAGCCCTGAGGACGCACGCGACCATCCATAAAGGAGAGAAACCATTTGCATGCAGCGAGTGCAACAGACGCTTCAGACTCAAAGGCGATCTAAAAGCCCACATGATAACCCACTTAAAAGTGAAACCCTTTGGCTGTGGTTATTGCGGCACCAGATTTACTTATAAAGGAAGTCTGCTCCAGCATGTTAGGATCCACACCGGGGAGAACCTGGTGTCGTGTGATAAGTGTGGTAGGAAGTTTTTCCGGAAGGATCACCTCCTAAAACACATGCTGGTTCATgcaaaaaaggagaaatctggAAAGGGGAGCTTTGCCTGTAAGGAATGTGGAAAGAGGTTTGTTCAGAAGTCGCATGTAAAAAGACACATGGTTGTTCACACCGGGGAAAAACCATTCAGCTGCGACCATTGTTTGCATAAGTTCACGCGACTGGAAACGCTGAGGATGCACAAACTGAGATTTCACAGTAAATAG